A genomic window from Silene latifolia isolate original U9 population chromosome 11, ASM4854445v1, whole genome shotgun sequence includes:
- the LOC141614127 gene encoding uncharacterized protein LOC141614127: MDLIEFSYNNKYHSGIGMTSFEALHGKKCRSLYVSDPKHVLEVENIELDKALTYAEVPMEILDRKVCNKRNGETVLLKVLWTNHNVEEAIWELDEAMRERYPHIFDQIR; encoded by the exons ATGGAcctgatagagttttcttacaacaacaaataTCACTCTGGTATTGGGATGACATCTTTTGAGGCTTTGCATGGCAAGAAGTGTAGGAGTCTg tatgtgagtgatccgaaACATGTACTTGAGGTTGAGAATATCGAGTTAGATAAGGCTCTAACTTATGCAGAGGTTCCTATGGAGATTTTGGATCGTAAGGTATGCAACAAAAGGAATGGTGAAACAGTCTTGCTTAAGGTGCTATGGACTAATCACAATGTGGAGGAAGCCATTTGGGAACTGGAcgaggctatgagagagcggtACCCACATATTTTTGATCAA ATTCgctaa